The genomic segment GTCTATGTAACACTGTACTGTTAATGATCATAATATACAATGGTCATCGCTTCAGTCACATTGACATGGAATGAGATTCTCTCCTCTCTTGAACAGTGTACTCTTCTCCAGAGTTGAGGTTGGCAGTTCTTCAGATCAGAACCCCAATTATCCAGGTAATGTAACAGAGGTTGGCTTCATTTAACCCATTCTATTTGTAACAGAGTTAAGAATGTACCATAATCCTTAAAGGGGAAGCTCAACCAAAAACACTTCTGGTCCCTTTAACACTTGCCTGGCTGTTTGTCAGTACCCCAGACTGTTTTTAGGTTCATTGTTTGAGTATttagatttctgtatttttaTATCAACATGCTGAATTTCTAAAATCACCTAAAATGCTTTGAATACGGTGTATTTATTGTTACATAAATAACGATTGGTGTCTCAGCATTGAGTTgccaaataaatgttttaatgtaaaacatttaaaaaaaaacaaagaccTATTTTGTGTGCAAAAATCTTCCATATAAATCTGTAATCTGGTAAAAACTCTTCTTCGTGGTTCTAAAATGGATAATTATTGGAGGCGGGACGAAGGAGCGTCTTACTATTGGTCTTCAAGAAAGGAAATCAGAACGAAAGGAAGTTAACAAAGatggtagctagctaggctagtggTTAGTAGTCTGAAGTAAGGCTAGCTAGGGAACAGGGGTTAAGGGAACAGGGGTTAAGGGAACAGGGGTTAAGGGAACAGGGGTTAAGGGAACAGGGGTTAAGGGAACAGGGGTTAAGGGAACAGTGGAGGATGAGAAGCTGCTCACTGACATTGGTTTCACATGGATATGGTTATGCTGTCCAGTTTATGGTTATGCTGTCCAGTTTATGGTTATGCTGTCCAGTTTATGGTTATGCTGTCCAGTTTATGGTTATGCTGTCCAGTTTATGGTTATGCTGTCCAGCTTATGGTTATGCTGTCCAGTTTATGGTTATGCTGTCCAGTTTATGGTTATGCTGTCCAGCTTATGGTTATGCTGTCCAGCTTATGGTTATGCTGTCCAGCTTATGGTTATGCTGTCCAGCTTATGGTTATGCTGTCCAGCTTATGGTTATGCTGTCCAGTTTATGGTTATGCTGTCCAGTTTATGGTTGACTTGGGAGAGGAGAACTGGTTTCACATGGTTATGCTGTCCAGTTTGTTTATGCTGTCCAGTTTATGTTTATGCTGTCCAGTTTATGGTTATGCTGTCCAGTTTATGCTGTCCAGTTTATGGTTGACTTGGGAGAGGAGAACTGGTTTCACATGGTTATGCTGTCCAGTTTATGGTTGACTTGGGAGAGGAGAACTGGTTTCACATGGTTATGCTGTCCAGTTTATGGTTGACTTGGGAGAGGAGAACTGGTTTCACATGGTTATGCTGTCCAGTTTATGGTTGACTTGGGAGAGGAGAACTGGTTTCACATGGTTATGCTGTCCAGCTTATGGTTGACTTGGGAGAGGAGAACTGGTTTCACATGGTTATGCTGTCCAGTTTATGGTTGACTTGGGAGAGGAGAACTGGTTTCACATGGTTATGCTGTCCAGTTTATGGTTGACTTGGGAGAGGAGAACTGGTTTCACATGGTTATGCTGTCCAGTTTATGGTTGACTTGGGAGAGGAGAACTGGTTTCACATGGTTATGCTGTCCAGTTTATGGTTGACTTGGGAGAGGAGAACTGGTTTCACATGGTTATGCTGTCCAGCTTATGGTTGACTTGGGAGAGGAGAACTGGTTTCACATGGTTATGCTGTCCAGTTTATGGTTGACTTGGGAGAGGAGAACTGGTTTCACATGGTTATGCTGTCCAGTTTATGGTTGACTTGGGAGAGGAGAACTGGTTTCACATGGTTATGCTGTCCAGTTTATGGTTGACTTGGGAGAGGAGAACTGGTTTCACATGGTTATGCTGTCCAGTTTATGGTTATGGGAGAGGAGAACTCTTTTTACTATCATATAGGTCCTTTCTGTTGCAGACAAAGTCCAAGAAGTTCTGTAAGCTGATGGTGTCTTGGATCAAAGCCAGTGGTTTCTCCAGAACTGTAGTACTGTCCAGCAGTCATGCTTACCAGAGGGATGACCAACAGCTACTGGGGTACACAACTGCTACCTACCAAAATTACTATATTCAACTAGACTTTTTTccatttcatttgtcacatgaaTATATTGAGTGCATGGCAGAGAGCTGACTGACAAATCCtacataaaatatataaaaagtatTTCGATATCACTGTCCATGTTCCAATATTCCACCAATGAACATGATAGATGAAACCCTTGCTTGCAGCACTCCCCTGCGTTACCTGCAGACTCCCTCCATGCAGAAGGTGACTGGCGACCGGCTGAAGGAGATGGAGTGGACGGAGATGGAGACAGTATCTACCTTCCCTGGCGTTACTGACTCAGAGCAGCGCCTATATATACCTGGAGGGGGCGCCACTAAAGGCCTCTTCACTGACAGGTacaggagagactgactgggatGTAGGTAGAGTCACCTCTGAACACTGATACGGGACCATATTTGTTTTTACCCATATGATGGTTAGGAGTGGGGCTAAGGCTGATTCTAGGTCTGTGGTTACGGGGACAACTTCTCTTCTACCTTGAACTACAGGGGATGGGTTAGTGGGTGGTCGTAGACATTAGACATTACAGGCTATATCATCCTCACACGTGCAGTGTGGAACGCTGAACACTACATCTGATAAAGAGGAATATGCTTACCTTGCACAAAAAGTTCACttaggtgcactatgcagaaatcgccatttcctggttgttaaaattctaatagttctcgTTTTCAGTTTGTGTCAAAACAAGCGAGTCTAGTTTAGAGAATcactgtaccatctaaaccgctgtgaaattgCTTTGCCATAACCATATTGTATTTTCAGATGTTTGAGGCTGGTTTACCAAAcagaaagtaaaagacacaaaaactacatttaagaaTGGGAAGTATAATATCTGCCGCGTCTTAGGCTGGCTTTCAATGACAAATGTATAACTCACGTGGATTTGGttggtcgcccaaaaagttacatattgtggCTTTAAGGTTTTCTCCATGTTGTCTCTGTGTTCCAGCTGGGCTGAGGACATTCCTCTCCATGTTGTCTCTGTGTTCCAGCTGTGCTGAGGACATTCCTCTCCATGTTGTCTCTGTGTTCCAGCTGTGCTGAGGACATTCCTCTCCATGTTGTCTCTGTGTTCCAGCTGGGCTGAGGACATTCCTCTCCATGTTGTCTCTGTGTTCCAGCTGGGCTGAGGACATTCCTCTCCATGGTGTTGTCTCTGTGTTCCAGCTGGGCTGAGGACATTCCTCTCCATGGTGTTGTCTCTGTGTTCCAGCTGTGCTGAGGACATTCCTCTCCATGTTGTCTCTGTGTTCCAGCTGTGCTGAGGACATTCCTCTCCATGTTGTCTCTGTGTTCCAGCTGTGCTGAGGACATTCCTCTCCATGTTGTCTCTGTGTTCCAGCTGTGCTGAGGACATTCCTCTTCATGGTGTTGTCTCTGTGTTCCAGCTGGGCTGAGGACATTCCTCTCCATGTTGTCTCTGTGTTCCAGCTGAGCTGAGGACATTCCTCTCCATGGTGTTGTCTCTGTGTTCCAGCTGTGCTGAGGACATTCCTCTCCATGGTGTTGTCTCTGTGTTCCAGCTGTGCTGAGGACATTCCTCTCCATGGTGTTGTCTCTGTGTTCCAGCTGTGCTGAGGACATTCCTCTCCATGGTGTTGTCTCTGTGTTCCAGCTGTGCTGAGGACATTCCTCTGGTGGTGGTGCTGATCTTCTGCTCTGAAGGAGACAACATCCCAGATGCCTTCACTCTCCTGAACCACCTCAACACCTGGCTCCACCTAGTGGACGCTCCTGTAAGTGCTACCGTATGACTACAGCCAGATGGTGTTATGGTTGCTTGTATATTTACATTTGAGTTATT from the Salmo trutta chromosome 36, fSalTru1.1, whole genome shotgun sequence genome contains:
- the psmg2 gene encoding proteasome assembly chaperone 2 isoform X2, with amino-acid sequence MMFVAAENTPTSFKDFTLIMPAISVGNVGQLAVDLIVSTLNMCRVGYIHTDCLIPMAGNNPYATFTENANDLSTNAEVYSSPELRLAVLQIRTPIIQTKSKKFCKLMVSWIKASGFSRTVVLSSSHAYQRDDQQLLGTPLRYLQTPSMQKVTGDRLKEMEWTEMETVSTFPGVTDSEQRLYIPGGGATKGLFTDSCAEDIPLHVVSVFQLC
- the psmg2 gene encoding proteasome assembly chaperone 2 isoform X1 encodes the protein MMFVAAENTPTSFKDFTLIMPAISVGNVGQLAVDLIVSTLNMCRVGYIHTDCLIPMAGNNPYATFTENANDLSTNAEVYSSPELRLAVLQIRTPIIQTKSKKFCKLMVSWIKASGFSRTVVLSSSHAYQRDDQQLLGTPLRYLQTPSMQKVTGDRLKEMEWTEMETVSTFPGVTDSEQRLYIPGGGATKGLFTDSCAEDIPLVVVLIFCSEGDNIPDAFTLLNHLNTWLHLVDAPAQTQPKWKIPASWRLLFGSGIPPALF